The following is a genomic window from Aquila chrysaetos chrysaetos chromosome 2, bAquChr1.4, whole genome shotgun sequence.
GTGCAGTCTCTATGGGCAACAGGTCATTCAGAGAAATGAAGTTGGGCTGAATCAGCCACTAGAGGGGCCTCCCTCCCATGAGCCCTACAGCGGCTTGCTGAAGTTTGTCCCTTGACTAGAGTTAGCCTTTGTGATTTTGaacacaaaaatcagaaatgagCTTTCATCCCCAAGTACTAACTTTCACTGGTTTATCATTTAAAAGCTGCTGGTCGAGAGTACACTTGGAAAAGTTTCCAGAAAAAAGCTGAGATTATAATGTGTTTTGCCAGAAGTTAGACAAAACCCAACCATAAACTGGAGAGGCTCGGCTTCACTCATACGCATCCTCTAGTGAACCACTATAAAAAGAAGTCATATCTGGTCTTTTTAAGAATTTTGCAGTAATGAATCACTTGTAGATATAGCAAAGACCTGAGGAAATGGTAGCCCACCATGCTTCTCATGCTTTTCTCTCTAGCTGCCTCACTGGTGATGACCAGTCCCAGATGCTGTGCAGCACCAGGACTCTTCTTTGAGTCTCTCAAAGCCAAGAAGAAGCTGCAGTGCAGCAcgtgcagcatttttttatgcTCCCTCCGGCCTACAGCCTCATTGCAGCAGTGCCGTGTTGGTATGTGATCTGACTTGGTGGTTTGACCAATTGGAGAAAGGGGAGACCTGTGCTGATGTGGAAGGCtcatcccttcctcctgcccaccTGCAGCAGAGTAACTTCTGTcctgtaataattaaaaataaaatgtaaaaagcttAAACTACAGGCAGTGAAAATCACTTCACCACCTTCCTTCCACTCATTGCAAAAGATCCTAACATGACTTTTGCCAGGTGCTGAGAAAATTGCTCTTAATCATTGATTGAGAAAATACACTTAGATAACTAATGAAGTGAATGGAGATGCCTCATCTTATTCCAAAAGGAACTCCCATGGAAATTCACTAACTTGTGCCACATTGCAAGTGTCCAACCTTGTCCGGAGAGGCTGTATTCGTTGAAAGGGTTAGAAGACAAGGTGTGAGAGGTTCCAGCTAAACCAGGGAAACCTGCTTTGACCTGTAGCTGAAGCCAAGATGAAGAGGAAGATAGTTCTGATTGCTGGAGGGCTCAAGATCTTAATCAACCCTCACCCCTTTAATTAGCATGAAGCAGCTCATGAGTTGCAGCTTACAGCATTGGGCCACAGAAAGTCACAGGAATAGTCAGCTTGCTCCTGATCAGGAATTGGGTAAACATTACCCTGGGGCTTCATGTGGTCACAGGTTTGGCATTGCCTGAACTGGCTCTGCAATGTAAACAGAGGATTGTAATTTATTTAGCAACATTGTGCAGTAAAATGCAGTACAGTGGCACACCAGATGAAATATATTTCCCACATCTGAAATTGTTCAAGCGTTAAGAttcaaaaaaaggcagtttaaaatgaaagaatttaccagctttctcctttctaaGATTGACTCTGGTCTCTGATGCATGTCATTCAGGTTTGTCTATACTGGAGCAAAGCAAATTGCTCCTTTGGAGCTCCTGTGCTTCATTTCCACAGGAGCCAAGAATGCTTAACACCTCTGAAAACCTGCTCTCCCATATCTGGAAAGAAGTTCATAAatctttctgtctctgcagaCTGTTTTAGATTGGTCTGAAACTGTgatatttcttaaagaaaaaacattcagaaagaaataatttaggaaAATGGCTTCAATAATGTTCAATACATTCATATTCCATTCTGatacaaatataaattttgAGCTTAATATTCTGATGcaaattttaataaagtttaaagTAAGTCCAGTGAAATGGTAGCTGAAGTAAAGCACCAATactagcaaaacaaaacacgtCAAAACAGGAAAGCCAAATCAATTTGTTTCAGGATTCTTACTTAATTTTGATACTGTTTGATAAAGTCTTGTATTTGGACCTTTTTGAGTTACAAATTTTCCTGAAGTTATCATGCTTCcctgaaatgtttaaatatcaCTAAAACATTCTGCAGCAGGAATCATGCtatcaaaatacatttactaATTCTAATTACATTAATTAATGAACTGTGCAAAAATGTGTGAATATGATTAAGATAAGAagtgctctgaaaaataaaggttatAACGTATCAGCGGCAAATAATTtaagaggaaggagagaaataaacatatttattcCTCAAAGCCaccacaaatggaaaaaaagtattattctacacattttcaaaaaacattgGTATGAGGTGTTTGCAGGCGATTCCACTCCCCGCCTACTTTCTAATACACTCGGTTTAGGATGACTTGACTGTTCATGTAAATAACGACAGGAATGTAAAATGGTCTCTACCTACTCCCTAGGTCAATGACCCCTTTCGTATTTAAGGCTCTCCTGgctttcccccttctttcctttgaatGGATGCTTCTACCCCTTTTCTGATACTCTGCTAAAGTTATTAAACCGCATTTGTTGTGGCACTGTGAGTCAGCAGAACTCACTGAGCAGTTTCAACTGTACAGGGCTCCAAGCCTGGGTCACAGAAAGCACCATCGTAGGAGCATCATCTGCATCTCAGTTCGGCATTGCAGGTACTGCCAACAGCTCTGTGAAAGacataattattattaaagctATGCTTTCCCTTCCCAAAGAGACGGAGAAAAACGTTCAGGCTGGATGATACTCATTTCAGATGAAGGGGAGAAACAAAGATGGGAAAATTATACTTGTGCTGTGAGATACCACAGTAATTCAGACTGAAATGTTCTTCCTTTGAAATGAAGCGCAGAACAGCTGCCTTGGTATTTAGGAATGCACAACCCAAAAATCAGAATGCCAACTTATGCTGGCATTGCCTGGCTTCTGctacctgcaaaaaaaaaaagttaaataagaaATAGCTGTTACTGATACTTCTGTTAAATCCTTACAGATACTTGCCAAatgctggaagaaggaagataCTTGGGTTTGCAGTGAAAACTCATTTACAGGAAccttttttctgtgaaggatGTACACCTTTATACTGAATAACCAGTTTTAGTAGCTCTAATAGGAAATATAAGTAGCTGTATCAACTGTTCTTCCTTCGGAAACCGAAATTACATGGTTCATCGACAGGCCTCGCTCCTGGAGCGCACTGGACCCCTCCGGCCCCCATGAGCCGGCGAGCATCCGTCCGGTGCCCGGCCCGGCAGCACGGCCACCCGGGCCGGGGAGCGGCACAGGCTCCCGAGCCCGGGCCGCGGCCGAGCGTGGCACAGGGAGCCCTTTCAGGAGGAGTGTGCCCACGGGAGGCACGACCCGTGCCCGTGTCGTCGCCCGCGGAGACCTGGGGCTCCCCAGGCGACGCCGAGGGGGGAGCCCGGGAGTTGCCACCCGCTGCCGCCTGGAACCCTTTACTTTAAATAGAAACCCGGGCACAGCACTTCCCTGAATTTTAATGCAGACAGCCGAGCCCACTTGTTTCCCCTTCTGCAggcagcggcgcggcgcgggccCTCCCTCACGGGGGCACGGCTCAGCTCCCCTCGGCGGGCAGGCCCTCGGCCCTCCGCCCGCTAGCGGCTCCGGGCGGGGCCGGAGGATACCCCCCCGCCGTGCCGACAGCAGGCTGCAGTGGGCTGAGCCGCCGGGGAGAGCGGCGAGGGCAACGCAAACACCAGCCCGAGCCCGGCCCGGGCGCGGTGCCCGCAGCGGGaccgggcggcggggcagcggcCGCGCTGGCACAGCCCTCCGCCAGccgggccggcccggcccgaaAAAGGGGCACTGTCTCTTTAAGGCGGCGGCGCAGCCCCAGCCGCCCCCTGCCGGCGGCGGtgcggcgggcgggcgccgtgcccgcggcgcggggcgggcgcgggcgAGGCCCCTCGGTGCGAgaggggcggcggcgcggcgggtgTGTCCTGCCGCCGCTCGCCCACCCACTCGCCCGCCCCTGTACTGTGGGCTgggagcggggagaggaggggacgagccggaggaggaggaggaagcggAGGCGGCTGCGAATAGCGGGCAAATGGGGAGCTGAGCGGCTGCAGCAGCACCGCGGCcgcgcagcagcagcagcggcggcggcgggcaggcaCGCAGGCGAGCTCGGCGGCGGGGTCCGTGCGGGCGGAGGCGGCCGGGAGAGGGGCGGCCGGGCGCCGCGGCGGGCGCTGCTCGGCGGGCAGCAGCGGCATGCCTGCTCGGCTGGCCGCTCCGGGGCTGGCAGCGGGCGGGTGGGGTGGCGGGGGTGAAGGCTTCCCCACCGGCAGCGGCACCTTCTCTGCCCGCCTCGGTGAGCTGCCTGCCGGTGCGGGGCAAGGCCTGCCGGGGGCTGCACGCCGGTCGTCGCCGGCGGCGAAGGCTGCGCCTCGCTCGGTTTAGCGGCGCAGAGCAGGCGGGTGGGGGGCAGCGCCGGCGTCCTCCGCGGGGAACCgactgattttcctttctcttctcttcttaaAGCCGTTTCTTCGCAGGCGCCGAGTGCGAGCGGTAGCCgggctgcccccgccgccccgagCTGATCCTCCTCCTCGCGGGGCGGCCGCTGCCTCTCCGGGCCGGCACCATGCAGACCTTCCTGAAGGGGAAGCGGGTGGGCTACTGGCTGAGCGAGAAGAAGATCAGGAAGCTGAATTTCCAGGCCTTCGCCGAGCTGTGCCGGTAAGGAGGCGGCCCTCGCCGCGCCGCGGGGAgcgccggggcggccgccgAGGCAGttggggcgggcggcggccgaggggcgcggcggccccgggatggggctggggctggggctggggccggggccgggccgctcCGCTCCGGGCTCGGCCGTGGCCTGCGCCGGCCCTCGGGCATTTTGCGCTCGCTGCGTGATTCCCGTCAGCCGGTTCTGCCCGCCAGGACcagggggaggcagggctggccGGTGCCCTCCGGGCGCCCCGCTCTGCGCCCGCGGGGCCGCGGCTGGGGTCTCCTGCCTCCCGCTCACCTGGGCGGCTGCCGCACGTTCCGGGGAAACTCGGTCCGGGGCGGTGCGCAgcgtctgtgtgtgtgtgtgtgtgtgtgtgtgagggcCCGGCACGGCCCTGGTTTATTGCCTGGGTAAATTTCTGTCCGCCGCTTCCCGAGAGGTCTCTAGTATTCCCGCTGAAATAGTCTCATTTGGGTTCTCTGCGGACCTTGCTAAGATTTGGAGCTGAAACCGAGATATTATTAGGAAGCGTCAAATAACTGGGAATAACCTTCCTTCATGTCGTACGAAACCACTTGAAATTAGGGTATGCGAACCCCTGGGTGAGCTTGTATTCACCAGAGCTACGAATGAGATGTCTGAAGGTGGTATAACTGCGTCTATGTTCTATGGTCCCAGAGGTAAAGGTTAGTTCAATAAGCTGTAATTAGACTTTATCTAAATAGCTTAGAGGATAATAGATGCAGTATATTacacaattttattatttaattggAAGTGGATCTCCATGCGGTTCCAAGTTCTTGTGATATGTGCATTACAGCTTCTGATACTGAATAACagctttttctgatttatttcattCTAATAGTAAGTTTGTAACAAGTATATGAAATCAGTTTTGATAAttgaaaatattctaaataaCTCATGTTCTGTTTTTCGTGAAGTCTGTTCAAACTTTGCAGAATGTATTTTACAAGACTTCAAATACACTTTATTAAAGCATGTCATGCTAAAAACACCAATCCCTGTGAACTTTCTGTTGGCAGCACTTGTTCCTTTCTGTAAAGATGaaggaggcagaagaaacaaaactatttcGAGAAAGCGACAGAAGCTTTTATATCAGCTTGTGTTCTTGGCATTCTGTATCCTCTGTCAAACTTCAGCAAAACTTGTCAGAGTGTTTTAAAGTATCGAAAAGGCCGTGGGTTCTGCTTTAATGTCTTTCTAAATTTCATGTGACTCTCCCAACAAAATACTTCTGGATGAATAATGCTAAGCTTTGACCTTGCCCAAGAGGTTTTTGGTTAGTTTTTGTGACACTCAAAAATACCCTTTAACCTCTAATAAGcataagaaaaatgtcatttttaggGTTTTGAGGTTTGGTATAAGGCTGGTTTTTGTGCCTAGAAACTAAGGGGAATctcagaaaatatataaaaagctttttgtagTAATTTGTCTTCCATTCTTGGTATTATGTGCTGTACATTCTTATGTTTAGGAATCTCCAAAACTGACTTTCTGCCCTCCACTGtccttgtttctctttttgacTAGgttctttgcttcatttttctctactgCAGAAATTCCTTACACTTGTGTTACATAACATGGATCTACAATTTCTTTGTGTACTGCACAAATTTGTTAATAGTTTTAGGTCCTTGCAGTGCTGTGAAAATTGACCCTGAAGTGTTTCTGTTGCTACACTTTACTAATTTCTTGATGTAAATTGGCTGGCTATCTCATTCTGTACAGGCTAATCTCACTTTGAATAGCATTTACAGACAGTGGATAGATATGTCTGTTCAGTCATGCTTTGatagttttaaaagcatttcatatTAGCCTTTCTGTAGAAGCAGAGTTAAGTGTTTGGTTTAAAGATCAGTACAGTCACTGGAGCAAGTTGCGCTGCTATCTTGgatgctctgttttccttcctggtAACTTCCATTGACACCAGAGGGAAGCTGCATTTATTTAGGCAAAGATTTCAAGTATTTTGTGCATAATATCTACTTGATTACTTGTGTGTTTGTAAGCTTTTGTTGCTGTAGAAAGTGGTGCCAAGCTCAACATACATCTTAACAGAAATATTGTGTATGGTAGGAAATAAGGCAAGCATACTCATTCCTGTACAGTGATTCATGCATTAGAGTGGACTATGTGTCGGTGTGTCTACTTTATGTACTTTATAGTGACTGGTACTTGGAATTTATTTGCCCGTTGCCTAGGGATATACTTTCTGGGTGACTACaaagttcagttttgtttgtacAGGTTTGCAATGAAGCAGTTATATAATCCAGGAAAGTAAGAGAAGCCTCCTAATGAACTCCCGAAGTATACTGGGTTTAAATTGGGGGTATTGTTAGgatgagaaaaatcttcatttctttgGAGTCTGCCAGTGCAGCCACTTGTAGTGTGAAGCACTGGTGTCCTAAAGGGATCATGGACAGACGTTTCAAAATCTGTTCAAACCATCCTCAGAGAGAGAGTCTGAGTGCTGAACTGCTTTCTTAAGGGTGGTTCCAGGTTTTGTCTCCAGCAGCACTCTTAAGCTGAAATGTTACATTGTCCTAGCTGAAATGAGGTGCCAGGGAGTGTGAGCAGACCAGCAGTTAAGGTGCTACTTTGGGGCATAGGCAGGCCTGCCTTCAGGTTTCTGCTCCACAGACTGGACAGGAACCTTAAATACTTTCCTCATGTTTGTATCCATCTTTAAAGTGCAGCTTAGGCTGCTGGGTTTCAATAGGTTTCCCTGTTAAATTTTGGCATCTGAATCCTTCTAGTTTTGTTACTGGAGAACTTATAGGCACCTGCCCTCTTAAAAATTTTCACTTGGTTATGTGAAGTTCTGGTAACATGTGTGCCTGGCACAGCAGCTGTCCTGCCTGAACACAGTGTCTTGGGGCTTTTGCCTAAGCGTTACATCCACGAGGTAATCTTCCTTGTATTAAAGGCCTTTTGAGCTCACCTGCATTTTTGTTCCTCGCTGTGGCACACTGGGTACGTCTATCTGAGCTGTATTCTTCATAGAGCATAACAGTCTTGGCTGTGCCTTCCAGGTGTAGCCAAGGATATGAAAGCACTGCCTGTGGTGATATCTACCTCTACATTTATAGCCCAGACCAGCGGTTCCAAAATTCTTGGGTTACAGCCCACTGCAGCCCTTAATGCTTCTACATCTCTTTCAGGTTTCTGAGCAGTGTGGTGAGCAAAAAGGCAGTGTGGTTTCATAGGCCTGTTGCAGAGGATCAGTGGTCCCTGGATAGCATGTTGAGAGCTGTTGACCTGGAGGATAGAGCACTTGGCCTGGCAAGTGGGAAGCCTGGCTTCAAGCCTGCAGCTGGTGTCTCCCAAAGGGAGACTGAACCTGAAGATGGGTCAGGCTCACTCCGATCCTCTGGCTGAGCCTGCTGCCGTGTATAGACAGGAATGTGAGCTCCTTCCCCAGTGCCAGGGTAGCCATCCTCCGAGCTCTGTTGGTAGTACCATGGCAGGGGCATTCCTTTGGGATGAGGTGCATCCTCAGTTCTGGTCTCTGCCTCCCACAGTGGTTTTTGGTTCCACCCAGCAACTCCTTTCTACATAAGCTGTTGGTGGAGTAAGACTTTTATGTTCCTTTCTGTGCATTGGTACAGTTTCAGTGGGGAGAAGAGAGTCTCTGGCTCAGCCTTGCTGGTATGAAGGCATTCCTATTTGAGTTGTGATGTGGGATTGAGCTCTTCTGTGTGGAACAGGGCATTCAGTAAAGGCTTCTTATCTCCTCAGTGAATTTCTTAGTCACAAGGCAATTTAAGAAGCTACTACTGCCAAGTTGTCCTGGGCTTTTGAGTGAAGCTGCTAGGACACCATGCTTTGTGTTGAACCCTGTATTATCTGCATGCTAGCATAtatgctgcagctgcagttcCCTGAGTAGGGCCCCTTAGGGGACTGCAGCGTGCAAATGTCTGGTTTGTGCATCTCAGGTGGACTTTCCTGTGAGCCTTTATGTTCACCTCCACCAAGGGGATGGCACAGCCTCAGAGCTTTAGGTAGCTGGCTATTGGCAAAATATAGCCTGCTAAATAGTAGGACAAGGTTTCTAGGCACTCCTAACTGAGAATTTAGGAGCCTGCGATGTAAGCCTGTAGTTCTGACATTGTCATGTGTCCCTGCCACTGCTGAAAGGAACAGTTTCTCCTTCCTCTACCTGCTTGGTCTCGTCCTCTGTCTCAAGCTGGGTTTACTGGTTATGCAGTTGGCAAAGACTCCCAATCCAATTGGTTCCCTGCTCATCACATTGGCCTTGGAATGGTTGTCACCGTGCACGAGCGCTAATACAAGGTTAGGGAAATGGAGGTGCCCCATTCCATTGCAGAGATGACAGAGCTGTGGTGTGAATTGCAGGTGGTGATGAAGACTCTTGGATACCTATATTATCCTTTTGTAAAATATGCCTAGATGTCCAGGGAGACCTGGCAGTACATTGTGAATAAAAAGACTCCTGTTCATGCCATATGAGGAGTGGTggtaatacagaaaaatgtatatatCTGTTCAGAAAATGAGTTGTGTGTGTTTGGCACCAGTTCAGATTAGTGAGGTGCAGTCATTTATAAATGGCTCTTTGCTCTATAAAAGCCTCCATTTTCTCGGTAGTTGTTCTGCTGTTAATATAGTCTCTTTTGGGAGCCACAGAGATGTGAGGCAGTAAGGTTATGGCAATGTGAAAATAAGTTACAATGATATGAGGTGAAGTGAAATATGCTTCATCCAAGAGGAGATAATTTAAAGTCACCCCATTCTGAATGATAAGCTACTTCTCAGTTACTTTGGGCAAAAGCATTCACACGTGCAACTTCTACCACATTACTATGTGAACTGAGCTTTTCTGTGTAGCTATATACATAATGAGTCAGAATTTCCTCTTCATAGTATGTAGAAAATCAATAGCAAAGGAGTTGAAGAGTTGCCTGAAGATGTAATCTGTGTCATGATAAATCCTGCAATTCAACAGACAAAAGAACTGTGCTTGTACATCCTAACGTCCCAATTATATAAGGTCAgattttattctgctgtgttattttcataaaagcagGGTGAGcatctgggaggaaaaaggtCTCAGGAAATTATAGAAATTCTGAGAAAATCAAATTCTGcccacaaaagaaaatggaggtgAGGTAATTGAGAACACCTTCTAGTAAAGTCCAGTTGTCTTGATTTTTAGTGAGCAAGCTGAATTGTCGTCTTCCCTCCTTGGGAGATCATCCATAACAAACTGATAGCATTCCTTG
Proteins encoded in this region:
- the LOC121233804 gene encoding translation initiation factor IF-2-like translates to MSRRASVRCPARQHGHPGRGAAQAPEPGPRPSVAQGALSGGVCPREARPVPVSSPAETWGSPGDAEGGAREQPSPLVSPSAGSGAARALPHGGTAQLPSAGRPSALRPLAAPGGAGGYPPAVPTAGCSGLSRRGERRGQRKHQPEPGPGAVPAAGPGGGAAAALAQPSASRAGPARKRGTVSLRRRRSPSRPLPAAVRRAGAVPAARGGRGRGPSVREGRRRGGCVLPPLAHPLARPCTVGWERGEEGTSRRRRRKRRRLRIAGKWGAERLQQHRGRAAAAAAAAGRHAAVSSQAPSASGSRAAPAAPS